From a single Planctellipticum variicoloris genomic region:
- a CDS encoding phage holin family protein has product MADDVPATTVEGPVTGEADMASLVAGIIDDFRALVVQQVRLIRQEIAANLRLRQAATAVVAIGVALGLLAAGLLCLSLVHGLHWLTCPAGTDPAWLPLGACYAIVGAVLSVLSAALVCFGRLRLRSFPSWNHVADELIQETALWTTTSQPSAAR; this is encoded by the coding sequence ATGGCCGACGACGTTCCTGCAACAACGGTCGAAGGTCCGGTGACCGGCGAAGCCGACATGGCGTCGCTGGTGGCCGGCATCATCGACGATTTCCGGGCGCTGGTCGTCCAGCAGGTCCGGCTCATTCGGCAGGAAATCGCCGCCAACCTGCGGCTGCGGCAAGCGGCGACAGCCGTCGTCGCCATCGGCGTCGCGCTGGGGCTGCTTGCCGCCGGACTGCTCTGCCTGAGCCTCGTGCATGGACTGCACTGGCTGACGTGTCCCGCCGGGACTGATCCTGCGTGGCTCCCGCTGGGAGCTTGTTACGCCATTGTCGGTGCGGTGCTGTCGGTACTGAGCGCAGCACTAGTTTGTTTCGGGCGGCTGCGGTTGCGGTCCTTTCCGAGCTGGAACCATGTGGCCGACGAACTCATTCAGGAGACCGCGTTGTGGACGACGACCTCGCAACCATCCGCAGCCAGATGA
- a CDS encoding tyrosine-type recombinase/integrase, with the protein MATASPTHFRFEPISVAGLRQSFLDDHEHVLRSSMATMARSRTASRYLVEYADTVRSGLQAHDLAALGFVRSLRTYRVVPNGHPNTPQRPLSDKGMQFIAEVPPRSIDQFAMRNRRLPPDARNPLSELRLERLRIEDAKPIFVFDAETELQFLKAAAEWEFAIHFTRAKTGLRPGELCHLLVEDLDLAAGWLHVRNQPELDWSVKTRNERSVPLVSEVTANLHATIGDRPTGIVFRRPQSPARTGALTAANRDALGKRLQSNVLAERQHLARELTRAELSVIAKKRCVAAGALDPDQIRRSYLRIARRCGLPQATCSKSWRHSFVTLLQDANVDPLLRQITLGHQPAGRDELQGVFLSVAISASRAAMRRS; encoded by the coding sequence GTGGCGACCGCGTCTCCCACGCACTTTCGATTTGAGCCGATCAGCGTGGCGGGTCTGCGGCAGTCGTTCCTCGATGACCACGAGCACGTCCTCCGCTCATCGATGGCGACGATGGCACGATCCCGGACGGCGTCCCGCTATCTCGTCGAGTACGCGGACACCGTGCGATCCGGACTGCAGGCCCACGATCTCGCTGCGTTGGGGTTTGTCAGGTCTCTCCGAACTTATCGGGTCGTCCCCAACGGGCATCCCAATACGCCACAGCGGCCGTTGAGCGACAAGGGAATGCAATTCATTGCCGAAGTGCCCCCCCGCTCGATCGACCAGTTCGCGATGCGGAATCGGCGCCTGCCGCCCGATGCCAGGAATCCCCTCAGCGAGTTGAGGCTCGAACGACTGCGAATCGAAGACGCCAAGCCGATCTTCGTCTTCGATGCCGAGACCGAGCTGCAATTCTTGAAGGCGGCTGCCGAGTGGGAGTTTGCCATCCACTTCACGCGGGCGAAGACCGGCCTGCGTCCGGGAGAGCTGTGTCATCTCCTGGTGGAAGACCTTGACCTTGCTGCCGGCTGGCTGCACGTCCGCAACCAGCCGGAACTGGACTGGTCGGTTAAGACACGGAACGAGCGCAGTGTTCCGTTGGTCTCGGAAGTGACCGCGAACTTGCACGCGACGATCGGAGATCGCCCGACTGGAATTGTTTTTCGGCGTCCACAATCGCCTGCCCGAACGGGGGCACTGACGGCTGCCAACCGCGATGCCCTGGGCAAGCGTCTTCAGTCCAACGTGCTGGCCGAACGACAGCACCTTGCACGGGAGCTGACGCGAGCCGAACTCAGCGTCATCGCCAAAAAACGCTGTGTGGCAGCCGGAGCGCTGGATCCCGACCAGATTCGGCGATCGTATTTACGAATTGCCAGACGTTGTGGACTGCCTCAAGCGACCTGTTCCAAGAGCTGGAGGCACAGCTTCGTGACGTTGTTGCAGGATGCCAATGTCGATCCCTTGCTCCGCCAGATCACGCTCGGTCATCAGCCGGCCGGCAGGGACGAATTGCAGGGCGTTTTCTTGAGCGTGGCGATTTCGGCTTCGAGGGCGGCGATGCGCCGTTCGTAG
- a CDS encoding PLDc N-terminal domain-containing protein — protein sequence MIPTAISIVGTVILLLDVWAIISVLMGRSGVLRKIFWIVIILLLPLIGMGLYFLLGRSSADAGA from the coding sequence GTGATTCCAACCGCCATCAGCATCGTCGGTACGGTCATACTGCTGCTGGACGTCTGGGCCATCATCAGCGTGCTGATGGGCCGCTCCGGAGTCCTGCGCAAGATTTTCTGGATCGTGATCATCCTCCTGCTCCCGCTCATCGGAATGGGACTGTATTTCCTCCTCGGTCGCAGTTCGGCGGATGCCGGGGCGTGA
- a CDS encoding ThiF family adenylyltransferase: METTNRFERQAELVPRDRLEGMTATVIGVGAIGRAVALQLAAIGVPKLQLIDFDVVEPTNITTQGYRWSDCGQLKVEALQAALQSQIPEVAVETVADRFRAHQPVGEVVFCCVDSISVRATIWRAVKDRCRFWADGRMLGEVLRVLTVADDQGREHYPTTLFTQAEAQTGRCTSRSTIYCAQIAAGLMVHQFTRWLRELPVEPDQTLNLLAGELTTAEMEMLARR; encoded by the coding sequence ATGGAGACGACGAACCGCTTTGAGCGGCAAGCCGAGCTGGTCCCCCGGGATCGGCTCGAGGGAATGACGGCCACCGTCATCGGCGTCGGCGCCATCGGCCGGGCGGTGGCCCTGCAACTGGCAGCGATCGGTGTGCCGAAACTGCAGTTGATCGACTTCGATGTCGTCGAGCCGACCAACATTACCACGCAGGGCTACCGCTGGTCCGACTGCGGACAGCTCAAGGTCGAGGCTCTGCAGGCAGCCCTGCAGAGCCAGATCCCGGAGGTGGCGGTTGAGACCGTTGCCGACCGGTTTCGGGCGCATCAGCCCGTGGGCGAGGTGGTGTTCTGTTGTGTGGACTCGATTTCCGTCCGGGCGACGATCTGGCGGGCGGTGAAAGACCGCTGCCGGTTCTGGGCGGACGGGCGGATGCTGGGGGAAGTGCTGCGCGTGCTGACCGTCGCCGACGATCAGGGGCGGGAGCACTACCCCACGACGCTGTTTACCCAGGCCGAGGCTCAGACGGGACGCTGCACCTCGCGGAGCACGATTTATTGTGCGCAGATCGCCGCCGGGTTGATGGTCCACCAGTTCACCCGCTGGCTGCGGGAACTCCCCGTGGAGCCGGACCAGACGCTGAATCTGCTGGCGGGGGAGCTAACGACGGCGGAAATGGAAATGTTGGCTCGCCGCTGA
- a CDS encoding CsbD family protein, translating into MNWEQISGRWKQWTGKAKQKWGKLTDDDLTVIAGKRDELAGLLQERYGYAKEQAEKEIDEFVRELKL; encoded by the coding sequence ATGAACTGGGAACAGATTTCGGGCCGCTGGAAACAATGGACCGGCAAGGCGAAACAGAAGTGGGGCAAGCTCACCGACGATGACCTGACCGTGATCGCCGGCAAGCGCGATGAGCTGGCCGGGCTGCTGCAGGAACGCTACGGCTACGCCAAAGAGCAGGCGGAGAAAGAGATTGACGAGTTCGTCCGCGAACTGAAGCTCTAA
- a CDS encoding four-helix bundle copper-binding protein — protein sequence MLRTLCLMAAVLTVAVTASVTNVACAQEEHAKHFTKCAKVCADCQLQCDSCFKHCLTLLVDGKKEHAGTAQLCIDCAECCKSCATLCARQSPLARHMQDCCAKCCDECAAACEKFPDDKHMKDCAKTCRECAKECREMPKHVNK from the coding sequence ATGCTGCGAACACTCTGTCTGATGGCGGCTGTGCTGACCGTCGCCGTAACGGCCTCCGTCACAAACGTGGCTTGCGCCCAGGAAGAGCACGCCAAACACTTCACGAAGTGCGCCAAAGTCTGCGCGGACTGTCAGCTTCAGTGCGATTCGTGCTTCAAGCACTGCCTGACACTCCTGGTGGACGGCAAGAAGGAACACGCCGGAACGGCTCAGCTCTGCATCGACTGCGCCGAGTGCTGCAAGTCGTGCGCGACACTCTGCGCCCGGCAGAGCCCCCTCGCCCGGCACATGCAGGATTGCTGCGCAAAATGTTGCGACGAATGCGCCGCAGCCTGCGAGAAGTTCCCGGACGACAAGCATATGAAGGACTGCGCGAAGACGTGCCGCGAATGTGCCAAGGAATGTCGCGAGATGCCGAAGCACGTCAACAAATAA
- a CDS encoding lmo0937 family membrane protein encodes MLWTIFVVLMILWLLGVVTANTMGGFIHLLLIIAIAVVLIRVIQGRSAV; translated from the coding sequence ATGCTCTGGACGATTTTCGTCGTGCTGATGATTCTCTGGCTGCTCGGCGTCGTCACGGCCAACACGATGGGAGGTTTCATTCATCTGCTGTTGATTATCGCGATTGCGGTGGTGCTGATCCGGGTGATCCAGGGACGGTCCGCCGTCTGA
- a CDS encoding DUF2294 domain-containing protein: MSAPSPPHSTRGEIEAAVCEGIRHFALEYLGRGPKHMHAYLIENLLLVRLTEVLTTAEQHLAALPAETGGDLIKQVRSQLVESAQPALEAMIVAITGEEIRCLHHDISVSTGDEILLFTLADAPEVREPKRR; encoded by the coding sequence GTGTCAGCACCGTCTCCGCCGCACAGCACGCGAGGCGAAATCGAAGCCGCTGTCTGCGAGGGAATTCGGCATTTCGCACTGGAGTATCTGGGACGCGGGCCGAAGCACATGCACGCGTACCTGATTGAGAATCTGCTGCTGGTCCGCCTGACGGAAGTGCTGACGACTGCAGAACAGCACTTGGCGGCCTTGCCCGCCGAGACCGGCGGAGACCTGATCAAGCAGGTGCGCAGCCAGCTCGTGGAGTCAGCGCAGCCGGCCCTGGAAGCAATGATCGTCGCGATCACTGGCGAAGAGATTCGATGTCTGCATCACGACATCAGTGTGTCCACGGGTGACGAAATCCTGCTGTTTACGCTGGCCGATGCCCCTGAAGTTCGCGAGCCGAAGAGGAGGTAG
- a CDS encoding ferritin-like domain-containing protein, translated as MIETTHVAHDHEDVTREDLVALLNEDLAGEYQAIISYVIYSQVIRGPQYMAIAAELEKHAAEELAHALIIAGQIDYLGGEPLAVPRTVRTSMIAEEMLRFDLEAETETIVRYRRRVRQCEALEEYALAEQIREILVQEQDHLVSLATALGIETPDPSRSDAA; from the coding sequence ATGATCGAAACAACGCACGTCGCTCATGACCACGAGGACGTCACGCGGGAAGACCTGGTGGCGTTGCTTAACGAGGACCTCGCCGGCGAGTACCAGGCGATCATCTCTTATGTGATTTACTCGCAGGTGATCCGCGGCCCGCAGTACATGGCGATTGCCGCCGAGCTGGAGAAGCACGCGGCCGAAGAGCTCGCGCATGCTCTGATCATCGCCGGTCAGATCGACTATCTGGGAGGGGAGCCGCTGGCGGTTCCCAGGACCGTCAGGACCTCGATGATCGCCGAAGAGATGCTGCGGTTCGATCTGGAGGCCGAAACCGAGACGATTGTCCGCTATCGCCGGCGCGTCCGGCAATGCGAAGCGCTGGAAGAATACGCACTCGCCGAACAGATCCGGGAGATCCTCGTGCAGGAACAGGACCATCTGGTGTCTCTCGCGACGGCGCTGGGAATCGAGACCCCCGATCCGTCCCGGTCCGATGCGGCTTAA
- a CDS encoding molybdopterin converting factor, whose protein sequence is MRILFINNDGGGFADYLELPAGTTVMQLFQQRMGQARAQDYLIRVNRQPTAADAELHEGDRVSMTPVKIEGASGRLVER, encoded by the coding sequence ATGCGAATTCTGTTCATCAACAACGACGGCGGCGGTTTCGCGGACTACCTCGAACTCCCCGCCGGCACAACGGTCATGCAACTGTTTCAGCAACGGATGGGGCAGGCCCGGGCTCAGGACTACCTGATCCGGGTGAACCGACAGCCGACGGCCGCCGATGCCGAGCTCCACGAAGGCGACCGGGTCTCGATGACGCCGGTCAAGATCGAAGGGGCCTCGGGGAGGCTCGTTGAGCGTTGA
- a CDS encoding CsbD family protein translates to MSGRTDIVKGKIKEAAGALTGSDRLREEGRTDQAVGKAKQAIQKVADTVKKAAKKVIE, encoded by the coding sequence ATGAGTGGGCGAACAGACATCGTGAAGGGGAAAATCAAGGAAGCCGCCGGTGCGCTGACCGGCAGCGACAGGCTGCGCGAGGAAGGCCGGACCGACCAGGCCGTCGGAAAGGCCAAACAGGCCATCCAGAAGGTCGCGGATACCGTGAAGAAAGCCGCGAAGAAAGTGATCGAGTAG
- a CDS encoding DUF3309 family protein — translation MLGTILLIVLILFLLGALPTWPHSRNWGYAPSGGLGLILLIVVILLLLRRI, via the coding sequence ATGCTGGGCACCATTCTGCTGATCGTTCTGATCCTGTTCCTGCTCGGGGCGCTCCCCACCTGGCCGCACAGTCGCAACTGGGGTTACGCGCCCAGCGGCGGGCTGGGACTGATCCTTCTGATTGTGGTTATCCTGCTGCTTCTGAGACGCATCTGA
- a CDS encoding recombinase family protein, with the protein MSRSQPLVARNGHTLRVLIVARISGCQNQKELSLEDQEDHAKQEVADRYDGPCEYTIIATKGKGERLDRPELVEVERLIRSAEFDLIIMEDAGRLIRGTVVVALWGLAVDRGTRCIAPNDGCDTADPTWEEALITACKDHVSHCAHTSRRIKQKQMNRFRRNGGATPLHTYGYIKPEGAKYYSEWRKDDDSIPHLQKALHILRREKNWTAVADYFNKHGVSTGPYCRNKRWDGAMVRRLFHNPLLKGRPQRGARCSDKNYECGRRMSKVNPAGPTYRDEPHLAHFDPDELDAVLAEVDEKHRRLGRRRPSQAAPIGHGKRARFPGQCAVCWYCGRDMVWGGNGIQKNLMCNGSRHYQCWNSVGFNGPLLTQKVLAAITTELWNLDGFNEQLAELVQLATEHQADDQTAWQQLEKAEAALEREKTNVRAVIRQNGPSSLLSEMLNELAQRDSELAQWRRVLQLQSREQPELPLTGAALRQAFEEASCGLAADSFGFSSLLRSLVSECYVYVVRSVDGGHFLPRVKVKLSLGSIVQGIDQAPAVKEFLTRVLTINLFEPPVRIQIREEVVKQFAERVKQRDIAANLGTHQATIQHALRLDRMMRERGLSSPYEIITVPPLETVYRKLKRSRNERYQFESREGYQSPAL; encoded by the coding sequence ATGAGTCGTAGCCAGCCGCTTGTGGCCCGCAATGGGCATACCCTGCGTGTATTGATCGTGGCCCGCATCAGCGGGTGCCAAAACCAAAAGGAATTGAGTCTCGAAGATCAGGAGGATCATGCCAAGCAGGAAGTCGCGGATCGATACGATGGTCCTTGCGAATATACCATCATTGCGACCAAAGGCAAAGGAGAGCGGTTAGACCGCCCTGAACTGGTTGAGGTCGAGAGGCTCATTCGCTCCGCAGAATTTGATCTGATTATCATGGAAGATGCCGGTCGTCTGATCCGCGGGACTGTGGTGGTCGCATTGTGGGGGCTGGCAGTCGATCGCGGCACCCGCTGCATCGCACCGAATGATGGTTGTGATACGGCTGATCCGACCTGGGAAGAGGCCTTGATCACAGCCTGCAAAGACCATGTCAGCCACTGTGCCCACACGTCGCGCCGCATCAAGCAAAAGCAAATGAACCGCTTTCGACGAAACGGTGGGGCGACGCCGCTCCACACATACGGGTACATCAAACCCGAAGGAGCCAAGTACTATAGTGAATGGCGTAAGGACGATGATTCCATTCCGCATCTTCAAAAGGCACTGCACATTCTGCGTCGCGAGAAAAATTGGACTGCGGTTGCCGATTACTTCAACAAGCATGGCGTGTCCACGGGGCCATATTGCCGGAACAAGCGGTGGGATGGCGCCATGGTTCGACGGTTGTTTCACAATCCCCTTCTGAAAGGAAGGCCACAGCGCGGCGCTCGTTGTTCCGACAAGAATTATGAATGCGGTCGCCGAATGTCGAAAGTGAATCCCGCGGGGCCAACCTATCGCGACGAACCCCATCTCGCGCATTTTGATCCCGATGAATTGGATGCCGTTCTCGCTGAAGTAGACGAAAAGCATCGCAGATTGGGAAGGAGACGGCCTTCCCAGGCGGCTCCCATCGGTCATGGCAAGCGTGCACGCTTCCCAGGACAATGTGCGGTCTGTTGGTACTGCGGTCGCGACATGGTCTGGGGCGGTAACGGGATCCAGAAAAACCTGATGTGCAACGGTTCTCGTCATTACCAGTGCTGGAACTCGGTCGGTTTCAACGGCCCGCTGCTGACTCAAAAGGTGCTAGCAGCCATCACCACAGAGTTGTGGAATCTCGATGGCTTCAATGAACAGCTCGCGGAATTGGTACAGTTGGCCACTGAACATCAGGCCGATGACCAGACAGCCTGGCAACAGCTTGAAAAGGCTGAAGCCGCGTTGGAGCGAGAGAAGACCAACGTTCGAGCCGTGATTCGACAAAATGGTCCGTCCAGTCTGCTGTCGGAAATGTTGAACGAACTCGCACAGCGAGATAGCGAGCTGGCGCAATGGCGCCGTGTCCTACAATTGCAATCACGCGAACAGCCCGAATTGCCACTGACTGGTGCGGCCTTGAGGCAAGCATTCGAAGAAGCATCGTGTGGTCTGGCTGCCGATTCCTTTGGCTTCAGCAGCTTGCTGCGGTCGCTGGTCTCCGAGTGCTACGTCTATGTCGTCCGTTCCGTTGACGGAGGACACTTCTTGCCGCGCGTAAAGGTAAAGCTCTCCCTCGGTAGCATTGTCCAAGGCATCGACCAGGCTCCAGCGGTCAAGGAATTCCTGACTCGCGTTTTGACGATCAACCTATTCGAGCCGCCCGTGCGAATACAGATCAGAGAAGAAGTTGTCAAGCAATTCGCTGAACGCGTGAAACAACGTGACATCGCCGCGAATCTGGGAACTCACCAAGCCACTATTCAGCATGCTCTCAGATTGGACCGCATGATGCGCGAGCGTGGGCTGTCAAGTCCCTACGAAATCATTACTGTTCCGCCGCTGGAGACCGTGTACCGAAAACTCAAGCGATCTCGTAATGAACGATATCAGTTTGAATCTCGCGAAGGCTATCAATCTCCTGCACTCTGA
- a CDS encoding alpha-amylase family glycosyl hydrolase, with translation MPTLPAEQVRGGMGSLPYEGGVAFRVWAPHADAVYVTGSFNDWSPDAHPMVKEEEGYWYSDIASAAIGNEYKYRIINGGRELLRMDPYARQVISSVGNAVVYDPQFDWAGDDFHLPAVNELVIYELHLGTFHDQEDGTSDKFAEAVKKLDHLQRLGVNVIEVMPLAQFPGYSSWGYNPSCVFAVETNYGGPVGFKRFVKAVHQAGMAVVLDVVYNHFGPSDLDLWQFDGWSENGQGGIYFYNDWHAETPWGATRPDYGRKEVRQFIRDNALMWLEEYHVDGLRMDMTLFMHNVRGNGDPGGDLPDGWSLIQWINRDIQQKYPGRITIAEDMQTDDRLTKPADQGGAGFTAQWGARFVHPVRAAVIAASDEQRSLDSVRQALEGGYNGNPFQRVIYSESHDEVANGQSRVASEIDPQNPASWFAQKRTTLAAALVLTAPGIPMLFQGQEFLEDGWFEDSVPLDWHKSEEFSGLVRMYRDLIHLRLNRFGTTRGLTGSGLNTFHENQADNVIAYHRWHQGGPADDVVVVVNLSHVAHCNYAIGFPAPGIWRLRLNSDWSGYSRGFGNQQCSDVAAGIEPGGESQGPGAGKRDGFPAGGTISIGPYSVVMFSQDKPGE, from the coding sequence ATGCCCACTCTACCAGCCGAGCAGGTTCGTGGCGGAATGGGATCGCTTCCGTACGAGGGCGGCGTCGCGTTTCGCGTCTGGGCGCCTCACGCCGACGCGGTGTACGTCACGGGCTCTTTCAATGACTGGTCGCCCGATGCGCACCCGATGGTCAAGGAGGAAGAGGGTTACTGGTACTCAGACATTGCCTCGGCCGCCATCGGCAACGAGTACAAGTATCGGATCATCAATGGCGGCAGGGAACTGCTGCGGATGGACCCCTATGCGCGGCAGGTCATCAGTTCGGTCGGGAATGCCGTCGTCTACGACCCGCAGTTTGACTGGGCCGGCGACGATTTCCATCTCCCGGCAGTCAACGAACTCGTGATCTATGAGCTGCACCTGGGGACGTTCCACGACCAGGAAGACGGGACGTCGGACAAGTTTGCAGAAGCCGTCAAGAAGCTCGACCATCTGCAGCGACTCGGCGTGAACGTCATCGAAGTGATGCCACTGGCCCAGTTTCCCGGCTACTCGTCGTGGGGCTACAACCCCTCGTGCGTCTTTGCCGTGGAAACCAATTACGGCGGTCCCGTCGGCTTCAAGCGTTTTGTCAAGGCGGTTCATCAGGCCGGCATGGCGGTGGTGCTGGATGTCGTCTACAACCACTTCGGTCCGAGCGACCTGGATCTGTGGCAGTTCGACGGCTGGAGCGAAAACGGACAGGGCGGCATCTACTTCTATAACGACTGGCACGCCGAGACCCCGTGGGGAGCGACGCGCCCCGACTACGGCCGCAAGGAAGTCCGCCAGTTCATCCGCGACAACGCCCTGATGTGGCTGGAGGAATATCACGTCGACGGCCTGCGGATGGACATGACTCTGTTCATGCACAACGTGCGGGGTAACGGCGATCCGGGCGGCGACCTCCCCGACGGCTGGAGCCTGATCCAATGGATCAATCGCGACATCCAGCAGAAGTACCCGGGACGCATCACCATTGCCGAGGACATGCAGACCGACGACCGGCTGACGAAGCCGGCCGACCAGGGGGGAGCGGGTTTCACGGCTCAATGGGGCGCCCGTTTCGTGCATCCTGTCAGGGCCGCCGTCATCGCGGCCAGCGACGAGCAGCGGTCGCTCGACAGCGTTCGCCAGGCGCTCGAAGGCGGTTACAACGGAAACCCCTTCCAGCGCGTCATCTACAGCGAATCGCACGACGAAGTGGCGAACGGGCAATCCCGCGTCGCCTCAGAAATTGATCCGCAGAATCCCGCTAGCTGGTTCGCCCAGAAACGCACGACGCTCGCGGCCGCCCTCGTGCTGACCGCGCCCGGCATCCCGATGCTGTTCCAGGGACAGGAGTTCCTCGAAGACGGCTGGTTCGAGGATTCGGTTCCGCTCGACTGGCACAAGTCGGAGGAATTCAGCGGCCTGGTGCGGATGTATCGAGACCTGATTCATCTGCGTCTCAACCGGTTCGGCACAACGCGCGGACTGACGGGCTCCGGACTGAATACCTTCCACGAGAATCAGGCGGACAACGTCATCGCCTATCACCGCTGGCACCAGGGCGGCCCCGCCGACGACGTGGTGGTCGTCGTGAATCTCTCCCATGTGGCCCACTGCAACTACGCGATCGGTTTCCCCGCCCCTGGAATCTGGCGACTGCGGCTCAACAGCGACTGGAGCGGCTATAGCCGCGGCTTTGGAAACCAGCAATGCTCCGACGTGGCCGCTGGAATTGAGCCTGGAGGCGAATCGCAGGGGCCCGGCGCCGGGAAGCGAGATGGCTTTCCAGCCGGCGGAACGATCAGCATCGGACCGTACAGCGTCGTGATGTTTTCGCAGGACAAGCCCGGCGAGTAG
- a CDS encoding PDZ domain-containing protein, whose translation MNTSTSRVVALSSLLALLGIVVMTEASVAQRSIGEPPPAERRGPEVAPAQREFGDFSVAFRNLARHALPSIVSIDAISHPTRRCEGPLARRVVGSGFVIAPSGQVLTTSELVFGAERVVVRTHDGSEFVASSVRADPRTNTAVIEISPLAPLPALPLGDSDAMQVGDWVLALGRSSRLTPLAHAGILNGIVPGPGAARGEDFLLTDAALNVGGGPILNLAGEVVGITSTVSEWNENLDRRGVAAPSNLVRWSSRQLIDHGIVHRGYLGVHTQPLNRELARQFNIPRGEGALISGVHPDSPAADAMLQPGDVITRLDGRPIMDARHLTSVVEHLDAGKTYPLQIIRNGESSDVQITVGKLPDHLQLTHRVPRTDAAGAAQIRAGSYADLGLAVHEATPEAVRQSGYRDPVRGVLIDSVQPGSPAAAAGLQKGMVIERVGRTPVSSAADFSATETGLAAGNGVLFYIHTPRGPRFVVIGGDDF comes from the coding sequence ATGAACACGTCCACTTCGCGAGTTGTCGCCCTGTCGAGCCTCCTGGCTCTGCTGGGCATTGTGGTCATGACCGAGGCGTCGGTGGCCCAGCGATCCATCGGAGAGCCGCCACCCGCCGAACGTCGCGGTCCGGAAGTCGCGCCGGCTCAGCGCGAGTTTGGCGACTTCTCTGTGGCCTTTCGCAATCTGGCCCGCCATGCGCTTCCCAGCATCGTTTCCATCGACGCCATTAGCCACCCGACACGACGCTGCGAGGGGCCGCTCGCGAGACGCGTTGTCGGCTCTGGATTCGTCATTGCTCCGTCGGGGCAGGTCCTGACCACGAGCGAACTGGTCTTCGGCGCCGAGCGAGTCGTCGTGCGGACCCATGATGGTTCTGAGTTTGTTGCATCGAGCGTACGGGCCGATCCTCGCACCAACACCGCAGTGATCGAGATCTCCCCGCTCGCGCCCTTGCCGGCGCTGCCATTGGGAGACAGCGATGCGATGCAAGTCGGAGACTGGGTGCTGGCGCTCGGACGCTCATCGCGACTGACGCCGTTGGCCCATGCGGGAATCCTCAACGGCATCGTCCCGGGGCCCGGCGCGGCGCGCGGCGAAGATTTCCTGCTGACGGATGCGGCCTTGAACGTAGGCGGCGGCCCGATCCTGAATCTTGCCGGCGAGGTGGTGGGCATCACATCGACCGTTTCGGAATGGAATGAAAATCTCGATCGCCGGGGAGTGGCGGCTCCCAGCAACCTGGTCCGCTGGTCCAGCCGCCAGCTTATCGATCACGGAATCGTGCATCGCGGATATCTCGGCGTGCACACGCAACCGCTCAACCGGGAGCTGGCGCGACAGTTCAATATCCCCCGCGGCGAAGGGGCCCTGATCAGCGGCGTGCATCCGGACTCTCCCGCCGCAGACGCCATGCTCCAGCCCGGCGATGTCATTACGCGGCTGGACGGCCGACCGATCATGGATGCACGGCATCTCACGAGCGTCGTAGAGCATCTGGACGCGGGCAAGACCTATCCACTCCAGATCATCCGCAACGGCGAATCCAGCGACGTGCAGATCACGGTCGGCAAACTGCCCGACCATCTTCAATTGACGCATCGAGTGCCACGCACGGACGCCGCCGGAGCTGCACAAATCCGAGCCGGCTCCTACGCCGATCTCGGGCTGGCGGTCCACGAGGCGACTCCCGAGGCGGTTCGACAGAGCGGATATCGGGACCCCGTCCGCGGCGTTCTGATCGACTCGGTTCAGCCGGGCAGCCCGGCGGCCGCCGCCGGACTGCAGAAGGGCATGGTCATCGAACGCGTCGGCAGGACGCCGGTCTCGTCTGCGGCAGACTTCTCCGCGACAGAGACCGGACTCGCGGCGGGCAATGGAGTCCTGTTTTACATCCACACCCCCAGGGGACCGCGTTTCGTCGTGATCGGCGGCGACGATTTCTGA
- a CDS encoding DUF1328 domain-containing protein: protein MSRTGLVFLIAALVAAVFGFGADAPPAWTWEKGSSLLFLVLAAASFVGSTLREPSLFWEVLKEFRGSHSRTLILNPIHERKCDDRNNARRS from the coding sequence ATGTCGAGGACCGGCCTGGTGTTTCTGATCGCGGCTCTGGTTGCGGCCGTCTTCGGCTTCGGCGCGGATGCGCCGCCCGCCTGGACCTGGGAGAAAGGCTCGTCCCTGCTCTTCCTGGTCCTGGCGGCGGCCTCCTTCGTCGGCAGCACCCTGAGGGAACCTTCTCTGTTCTGGGAAGTGCTCAAAGAGTTCCGCGGCAGTCATTCCCGAACATTGATCCTGAATCCGATCCACGAAAGAAAATGCGATGATCGAAACAACGCACGTCGCTCATGA